One Bremerella sp. JC817 genomic window carries:
- a CDS encoding NAD(P)/FAD-dependent oxidoreductase has protein sequence MYDTIIIGAGMSGLAAGIRLAYFGQNVCILERHNTIGGLNSFYRMAGRDFDVGLHAVTNFTQKGEKKGPLGRLLRQLRFKWDEFALCPQLGSKVMFPGVELKFDNDIELLRSEIAQRFPKQADNFDRLRGQIIDYDDITAENYAGSARTRLSEIITDPLLVEMLLCPLMWYGNARERDMDWGQFCIMFRSIYMEGFARPLKGVRLLLKNLVKKFRELGGELKLRTGVSALKIEDGNCVGVKLDDGTELLGRKVVSSAGWWETMRMCEEGIQPPPSEPGRLSFVETISVIKKQPVEVGYDSTIVFFNDSNTFHWEKPEDDLCDVRTGVICSPNNFDYQDGANLDEGYLRVTALANYERWATMPEERYRFEKNRWYDLISDSVVRFIPEFRRHVVAVDMFTPKTIHRYTWHKNGAVYGAPEKHLDGTTHLENLYICGTDQGYVGIIGSIMSGVSVANRYCLREAG, from the coding sequence ATGTACGATACGATCATTATCGGCGCAGGCATGTCCGGGCTCGCGGCAGGCATTCGCCTGGCCTATTTCGGTCAGAACGTCTGCATTCTGGAACGACATAACACCATCGGTGGTTTGAACTCGTTCTATCGCATGGCAGGCCGCGATTTCGATGTCGGTTTGCACGCGGTGACCAACTTCACGCAGAAAGGCGAGAAGAAGGGGCCGCTCGGGCGTCTTCTGCGCCAACTTCGCTTCAAATGGGACGAATTCGCTCTTTGCCCTCAACTGGGCTCGAAGGTGATGTTTCCCGGCGTCGAGCTGAAGTTTGACAACGACATCGAACTTCTACGCAGCGAAATCGCCCAACGCTTTCCGAAGCAAGCCGACAACTTTGACCGGCTCCGCGGCCAGATCATCGACTACGACGATATCACCGCGGAAAATTACGCCGGCTCGGCTCGCACGCGACTCTCCGAGATCATCACCGATCCGCTGTTGGTCGAGATGCTGCTTTGCCCGCTGATGTGGTACGGCAATGCTCGCGAACGGGACATGGACTGGGGACAGTTTTGCATTATGTTCCGCAGCATCTACATGGAAGGGTTCGCCCGACCGCTGAAAGGTGTACGGCTGCTGCTGAAGAACCTGGTGAAAAAGTTCCGCGAACTCGGCGGCGAACTGAAACTTCGCACGGGCGTTTCTGCCCTGAAGATCGAAGATGGCAACTGCGTCGGCGTGAAGCTGGACGACGGGACTGAGCTACTCGGCCGCAAAGTGGTTTCGTCCGCCGGTTGGTGGGAAACGATGCGGATGTGCGAGGAAGGTATCCAGCCACCACCGAGCGAGCCCGGTCGGTTGAGCTTCGTCGAAACGATCTCGGTCATTAAGAAGCAACCGGTTGAAGTTGGATACGATTCGACGATCGTCTTCTTCAACGACTCGAACACGTTCCACTGGGAAAAGCCGGAAGACGATCTATGCGACGTCCGCACCGGCGTGATCTGTTCCCCCAATAACTTCGACTATCAGGACGGAGCGAATCTCGACGAAGGTTACCTTCGCGTGACCGCCCTGGCGAACTACGAACGTTGGGCCACGATGCCGGAAGAACGGTACCGCTTTGAAAAGAATCGTTGGTACGATCTGATCAGCGACAGCGTCGTCCGATTCATTCCAGAATTCCGGCGGCATGTCGTGGCGGTGGATATGTTCACGCCGAAAACGATTCATCGATACACTTGGCACAAAAACGGGGCCGTTTATGGTGCCCCAGAAAAACATCTCGATGGCACCACGCACCTCGAGAACCTTTATATTTGTGGAACCGATCAAGGTTACGTCGGCATCATTGGCTCGATCATGAGCGGAGTGTCGGTGGCCAATCGTTATTGCTTGCGGGAAGCAGGCTAA
- a CDS encoding acyl carrier protein has protein sequence MTPAEIREEILDILRDIAPDDDITDIDDDKPFRDQLELDSMDFLDIVMELRKRHRVQIPEEEYPELASMASTVSYLEPKMKDL, from the coding sequence ATGACGCCAGCGGAAATCCGGGAAGAAATTTTGGACATTTTGCGGGACATCGCTCCGGATGACGACATCACGGATATCGATGATGACAAGCCCTTCCGCGACCAGCTCGAACTCGACAGCATGGACTTCCTAGACATCGTCATGGAACTCCGCAAGCGTCACCGAGTGCAGATTCCGGAAGAAGAATATCCAGAGCTCGCTTCGATGGCCAGCACGGTCAGCTATCTCGAGCCGAAGATGAAAGACCTGTAA
- a CDS encoding beta-ketoacyl-[acyl-carrier-protein] synthase family protein, which translates to MVATAEQLPDSQRIVITGVGLTAPNGNSYAEYREALLSGKSGVSDYEIRYIGETLAGICDYEATRYQKKRDIRRGTRAGSIGIYCAGEAIADSGLEWENIDKSMVGVYVGVTEHGNVETENEVYNLKGYDYDTSFWSHHHNPRTVANNPAGEICLTMGIVGPHYTIGAACAAGNAGLIQGAQMLRLGECDLALAGGVSESVHTFGIFAGFKSQGALAVHSDPTKASRPFDTQRNGIVVSEGGCIYTLERLSDAKKRGAKIYGELAGYAMNTDATDFVLPNPERQVQCMNLALKRAGLNATDIDIVSTHATGTTLGDQQECTAIREVFGKSETTFINNTKSFIGHAMGAAGALELSGNLPAFQDGVCHATINVDDLDPACAIDGLVLNQPRELGKVQTILNNSFGMLGINSVVIIKKL; encoded by the coding sequence ATGGTTGCCACTGCCGAACAACTACCCGATTCACAGCGCATCGTCATCACGGGCGTCGGTCTGACCGCTCCGAATGGCAATTCGTACGCTGAGTATCGAGAGGCGTTGCTCAGTGGCAAAAGCGGTGTGTCCGACTACGAGATCCGTTACATCGGCGAAACCCTCGCTGGTATCTGCGATTACGAAGCGACCCGCTACCAGAAGAAGCGTGACATCCGTCGTGGTACCCGTGCTGGCAGCATTGGTATTTACTGTGCTGGCGAAGCGATCGCCGACAGCGGCTTGGAATGGGAAAACATTGATAAGAGCATGGTCGGCGTCTACGTAGGCGTGACCGAGCATGGCAATGTCGAGACCGAGAACGAAGTCTATAACCTGAAGGGTTACGATTACGACACCTCGTTCTGGTCGCACCACCACAATCCACGAACCGTGGCCAACAATCCCGCCGGCGAAATCTGCCTGACGATGGGCATTGTGGGGCCGCACTACACCATCGGTGCTGCTTGTGCCGCCGGGAATGCCGGCCTGATTCAAGGAGCTCAGATGCTTCGCTTGGGCGAATGCGATCTGGCTTTGGCTGGGGGTGTTTCAGAAAGCGTCCACACCTTTGGGATCTTCGCCGGTTTCAAGAGCCAGGGGGCTCTGGCCGTGCATAGCGATCCGACGAAGGCCTCGCGTCCGTTCGATACCCAACGAAACGGCATCGTCGTTTCGGAAGGTGGCTGTATTTATACGCTCGAGCGGTTATCGGATGCGAAAAAACGCGGTGCGAAGATTTACGGCGAATTGGCAGGCTATGCCATGAACACCGACGCAACCGACTTCGTGCTGCCGAACCCTGAACGACAAGTCCAATGCATGAACCTGGCCTTGAAGCGTGCCGGGTTGAATGCCACCGACATCGACATTGTCAGCACGCATGCTACCGGCACGACCCTGGGCGACCAGCAGGAGTGTACGGCGATTCGCGAAGTGTTCGGCAAAAGCGAAACCACGTTCATCAACAACACAAAAAGTTTCATTGGGCACGCGATGGGTGCCGCCGGGGCTCTTGAGCTTTCCGGAAACCTGCCAGCCTTTCAGGATGGAGTTTGTCACGCCACGATTAACGTGGACGACCTCGATCCAGCGTGTGCCATCGACGGGTTGGTTTTGAATCAGCCGCGAGAACTTGGCAAAGTCCAGACCATTCTGAACAACTCGTTCGGGATGCTGGGAATCAACTCTGTAGTAATCATCAAAAAGCTGTAA
- a CDS encoding NAD-dependent epimerase/dehydratase family protein, with the protein MSVLVTGGGGFLGRYLVEQLLQHGESVRVLGRQRYPDLESLGVECIQGDLRDASAVEKGVKGCDVVYHVAAIAGIWGRWSDYYGINVEGTDNIIAACKAWKVERLVYCSSPSVTFDGTDQKGVDEKAPYPETWLAHYPHSKAIAEQAVLAANQPGTLLTCALRPHLIWGPRDQHLIPRLIARAKTGKLRVVGDGKNLVDMVYVENAASAHIQAAGALLESPEKVGGKAYFVTQGAPVRLWDWINDILALDGLPPIRKSVSANVAYYAGAMMETAYKMVGRMNEEPRMTRFLARQLATHHYFDISAARHDLGYSPKVSTEEGMRRLADELASRR; encoded by the coding sequence TTGAGCGTCCTAGTCACTGGCGGAGGTGGTTTCCTCGGCCGATATCTCGTCGAGCAGCTACTGCAGCATGGCGAATCGGTCCGTGTCTTGGGGCGGCAACGCTATCCTGATCTCGAGAGCCTCGGCGTTGAATGCATCCAGGGAGACCTGCGCGACGCATCGGCCGTCGAAAAGGGAGTGAAGGGCTGCGACGTGGTTTATCACGTGGCGGCGATCGCAGGCATCTGGGGCCGTTGGTCTGATTACTACGGCATCAATGTCGAAGGCACCGACAATATCATCGCCGCCTGCAAGGCCTGGAAGGTCGAGCGACTGGTCTACTGCAGCAGCCCCAGCGTGACCTTCGACGGGACCGATCAAAAGGGAGTCGACGAAAAGGCTCCCTATCCCGAAACATGGCTCGCCCACTATCCGCATTCCAAGGCAATCGCGGAACAGGCCGTTCTGGCGGCAAATCAGCCTGGCACGCTACTCACATGTGCCTTGCGGCCACACCTCATCTGGGGACCTCGTGACCAGCACTTGATTCCGCGATTAATCGCCCGTGCGAAAACGGGTAAACTGCGGGTTGTGGGCGATGGCAAGAATCTCGTCGACATGGTTTATGTCGAAAACGCTGCCTCGGCTCATATCCAAGCAGCCGGGGCACTTCTCGAATCGCCAGAGAAGGTTGGTGGCAAGGCTTACTTTGTTACTCAAGGTGCTCCGGTTCGACTTTGGGATTGGATTAACGACATCCTGGCGTTAGACGGGCTCCCCCCGATCCGAAAAAGTGTTTCGGCAAACGTTGCCTATTATGCCGGTGCTATGATGGAAACCGCCTACAAAATGGTGGGACGCATGAACGAGGAACCACGCATGACTCGGTTCCTCGCGCGGCAGCTTGCAACGCATCATTATTTCGATATCTCCGCGGCACGACACGACTTGGGATACTCTCCCAAAGTCTCGACCGAAGAGGGAATGCGTCGCCTGGCGGACGAGTTGGCTTCTCGCAGGTGA
- a CDS encoding fatty acid CoA ligase family protein: MLEANAADTIFNVGLLLDEVATQQPDGIAIAVAGKRDASGKRRYDTITFANLAKDSTVIAAGLAKMGVVPGTRMALMVRPGIDFVSLVFALYKVGAVSILIDPGMGKKNVLSCLDQVKPQGFVAIPIVHAIRKLCGRRYRDSKWNVTAGRRWFWGGPTVEELRQTDVGDFKPFAAEADDQAAIIFTSGSTGPPKGVEFRHEGFRRQVQFIQERYDIQPGDVDVQGFPLFGLFNSAMGVTSVIPEMDFSRPATVDPRNILEAVDDWNATQSFASPAVWNSVGQFCEREGLWMPSLKRVLSAGAPVPPHVLKRMKKAAPNAEMYTPYGATEALPVASISATEVLEETSAKSSEGGGTCVGTRFRSIDWQVIAITDEAIESVDQVQPLPRGEIGELIVHGPVITRRYATSEEATRRSKIYDGDAVWHRMGDVGYLDEQDRFWFCGRKSHRLQTAEGPMYTIPVEAIFNTHEKIFRSALVGIGEPGQQVPVVIVQPWPGMYPDTPEEIDTLLDELREIGNKNRLTQRIEHFLLHPNFPVDVRHNSKIFREKLTLWAEDRLDSVLPR; encoded by the coding sequence ATGCTCGAAGCCAACGCGGCTGACACGATCTTCAACGTGGGACTACTTCTGGATGAAGTTGCCACGCAACAGCCTGATGGTATCGCCATTGCTGTCGCCGGGAAACGAGACGCTTCGGGCAAGCGAAGATACGACACGATCACGTTTGCAAATTTGGCAAAAGACAGCACTGTTATTGCGGCCGGCCTGGCGAAGATGGGAGTTGTGCCAGGGACGCGAATGGCCTTGATGGTCCGGCCAGGGATCGACTTCGTCTCTCTGGTCTTCGCCTTGTATAAGGTTGGCGCCGTCAGCATTCTGATCGACCCTGGCATGGGCAAGAAGAATGTGCTTTCCTGTCTCGATCAAGTCAAACCGCAAGGCTTCGTCGCGATTCCGATCGTGCATGCGATCCGCAAGCTGTGTGGTCGACGCTATCGTGATTCCAAGTGGAATGTCACCGCCGGACGTCGCTGGTTTTGGGGCGGTCCGACGGTTGAAGAACTTCGACAGACCGATGTGGGCGACTTTAAACCGTTCGCTGCGGAAGCGGACGATCAAGCCGCGATTATCTTCACCTCCGGAAGTACCGGTCCGCCGAAAGGTGTCGAGTTCCGTCACGAAGGCTTCCGCCGCCAGGTGCAATTCATCCAAGAACGTTACGACATCCAGCCCGGCGATGTCGATGTGCAAGGCTTCCCGCTGTTTGGCTTGTTTAACAGCGCGATGGGAGTCACCTCGGTCATTCCGGAAATGGATTTCAGCCGGCCAGCAACCGTCGACCCTCGCAATATCTTGGAAGCGGTCGACGACTGGAACGCCACGCAGTCGTTCGCTTCGCCGGCGGTCTGGAACTCGGTGGGGCAGTTCTGCGAACGCGAAGGTTTATGGATGCCTTCGCTGAAGCGGGTTCTGTCAGCAGGGGCTCCGGTGCCACCGCACGTGTTAAAGCGGATGAAAAAAGCGGCACCCAATGCCGAGATGTACACGCCATACGGTGCGACCGAAGCGTTGCCGGTGGCTTCGATTTCCGCGACTGAGGTGTTGGAAGAAACCTCGGCGAAATCGAGCGAAGGGGGCGGGACTTGTGTCGGCACACGCTTCCGCAGCATCGACTGGCAGGTGATCGCCATCACGGACGAGGCAATCGAATCGGTCGATCAGGTTCAGCCGCTGCCGCGTGGTGAAATTGGCGAACTGATCGTGCATGGACCGGTGATCACGCGGCGCTATGCAACCAGTGAAGAGGCAACGCGTCGCTCGAAGATCTACGACGGCGACGCGGTCTGGCATCGCATGGGAGACGTCGGCTATCTCGACGAGCAAGACCGATTCTGGTTCTGTGGTCGTAAATCGCACCGTCTGCAAACGGCAGAAGGCCCGATGTATACGATCCCGGTCGAAGCGATCTTCAACACGCACGAAAAGATCTTTCGGAGTGCGTTGGTGGGGATTGGCGAACCGGGCCAACAGGTCCCGGTGGTGATCGTGCAGCCGTGGCCTGGGATGTACCCCGATACGCCGGAAGAGATTGACACTCTGCTGGACGAACTGCGAGAGATCGGCAATAAAAACCGGCTGACGCAGCGAATAGAGCATTTCCTGCTGCACCCGAATTTTCCGGTCGACGTTCGTCATAACTCGAAGATTTTCCGGGAAAAACTAACGCTATGGGCCGAAGATCGGCTCGACTCGGTCCTGCCCCGGTAA
- a CDS encoding RimK family alpha-L-glutamate ligase, which produces MSSISRLPRIGVLANEDSWYFRDLQRAATGLAEVERLDFGALRSQIGGSECIDAGVKISGGFEAVIVRTMPPGSLEQVVFRMDALAALQRQGVLVVNPPRSMEMAIDKYLTLSILAEAGFRVPETHVCQTWQEAMQSYEMLGPSVVVKPIFGGEGRGIMRVESSDLAHRVFKTLQQLGQVIYLQKFISHPGYDLRVLVLENQMWGMRRSSESDWRTNLSHGATATPEPIPPEIADQARRAVEALGLVIAGLDFLPDGEGGWYLLEANAVPGWKGLSAACDVDIAAELIRFVVGRI; this is translated from the coding sequence GTGAGTTCGATTTCCCGACTGCCACGCATTGGCGTGTTAGCGAACGAAGATAGCTGGTACTTCCGTGATTTGCAGCGAGCGGCGACCGGTTTGGCCGAAGTCGAACGACTCGATTTCGGAGCACTCCGCAGCCAGATCGGCGGATCGGAGTGCATTGATGCCGGCGTGAAGATCTCGGGCGGGTTCGAGGCGGTGATCGTACGGACGATGCCGCCTGGTTCGCTGGAACAAGTGGTCTTCCGGATGGATGCCTTGGCGGCCCTGCAGCGTCAGGGCGTGCTGGTGGTCAATCCGCCACGCTCGATGGAAATGGCGATCGACAAGTATCTCACGCTGTCGATCCTCGCCGAGGCAGGCTTCCGGGTGCCCGAGACGCACGTCTGTCAGACCTGGCAGGAAGCGATGCAGTCGTACGAGATGCTGGGCCCTTCGGTCGTGGTCAAGCCAATCTTCGGCGGCGAAGGACGGGGGATCATGCGGGTCGAAAGTTCGGATCTCGCGCATCGCGTCTTCAAAACGCTCCAGCAATTGGGGCAGGTCATCTATCTACAGAAATTCATCTCCCATCCCGGCTATGATCTGCGAGTCTTGGTGCTCGAAAATCAGATGTGGGGCATGCGACGATCGAGCGAGAGCGATTGGCGGACGAATCTCAGTCACGGCGCGACCGCCACGCCAGAGCCGATCCCGCCCGAGATCGCCGACCAGGCACGCCGTGCGGTCGAAGCATTGGGATTGGTGATCGCGGGCCTCGACTTCCTGCCGGATGGGGAAGGGGGCTGGTATTTACTCGAAGCCAACGCTGTTCCAGGATGGAAAGGCTTGTCGGCGGCATGCGACGTCGACATCGCTGCCGAGCTTATTCGCTTTGTCGTAGGAAGAATCTAA
- the mch gene encoding methenyltetrahydromethanopterin cyclohydrolase, whose protein sequence is MELNQRAHALVQPIIDAPAEVGAQLIQVDCGAKVLDLGVSSRLGGLEAGRLLAEICLAGLGKVDFTPTTGPGTRLQVNVATDRPELACIASQYAGWQIKAGDFFGMGSGPMRIKAAKEPVIQAMNLVDDYPVAVGVLETSQLPGDEVCRKIAADCQIDPRNLVLLAARTASLAGHVQVVARSVETCLHKLHELKFDLSKIASGYGSAPLPPVAADDVVGIGRTNDAILYGGTVTLWVHETSENLRSFGEQLPSSSSAMHGKPFEQILRDAKFDFYQIDPLLFSPAEVCLVSLVDGKATIFGQHDEAVLARSFGQEVSP, encoded by the coding sequence TTGGAATTGAACCAACGGGCCCATGCCCTGGTGCAGCCGATCATCGATGCCCCCGCCGAAGTTGGGGCTCAACTGATTCAGGTTGATTGCGGGGCGAAGGTCCTTGATCTGGGCGTTTCGTCCAGACTCGGCGGCTTGGAAGCTGGCCGTCTGCTGGCCGAGATCTGCCTGGCAGGGCTGGGAAAAGTCGACTTCACACCCACCACCGGACCTGGCACGCGACTGCAGGTGAACGTCGCCACCGATCGGCCAGAACTTGCTTGCATTGCTTCGCAATATGCTGGCTGGCAGATCAAAGCGGGCGACTTCTTTGGAATGGGTTCCGGCCCAATGCGAATCAAAGCGGCCAAAGAGCCAGTAATTCAAGCGATGAACCTGGTGGACGACTACCCGGTTGCCGTCGGTGTGCTGGAGACGTCGCAGCTTCCCGGCGATGAAGTTTGTCGCAAAATCGCCGCCGATTGCCAGATTGATCCCCGGAACCTGGTCTTGCTGGCGGCTCGCACGGCCAGCCTGGCGGGTCATGTCCAGGTGGTTGCCCGGAGTGTCGAGACATGTCTGCATAAGCTGCACGAGCTGAAGTTCGATCTCTCGAAGATCGCCAGCGGCTACGGCTCAGCCCCGCTGCCACCGGTCGCTGCGGACGACGTCGTGGGAATAGGGCGAACGAATGACGCGATCCTGTATGGGGGGACGGTCACCCTCTGGGTTCATGAAACATCGGAGAACCTGCGGTCCTTCGGCGAGCAGCTTCCTAGTAGTTCGTCTGCAATGCATGGCAAGCCGTTCGAGCAGATCTTGCGTGACGCGAAGTTCGATTTCTATCAGATCGATCCGTTGCTGTTCAGCCCTGCCGAGGTGTGCCTGGTCAGCCTGGTTGATGGTAAAGCGACGATCTTCGGACAACATGATGAAGCCGTGCTGGCACGATCGTTTGGCCAGGAAGTCTCGCCGTGA
- a CDS encoding RluA family pseudouridine synthase, with the protein MRYTVDNADAGQRLDQFLAKKINRASRGQVREAIDDGQITVNDQAQKPSYKLRADDVIDYPQIDAREEEQTPEQVDLDILYQDEHLAAINKPAGMVTHPAKGHWDGTLTAALLAKFSQLSDIGGTSRPGIVHRLDRDTSGVLVIAKNNEAHQALKQQFHDRETEKEYFAIVTGCPDRDRDMINEPIGPHPRYRERMSIVRDDPAGKEAQTFYEVAERFDGFSVFKVMPKTGRTHQIRVHLAHVRHPVLCDRAYGSRARITLGEIARTEDAQIVLGRTALHARRLKITHPVSGEPMEFEAPIPPDLHSTLEVLRKFRSL; encoded by the coding sequence ATGCGATACACGGTCGACAACGCAGATGCCGGACAACGGCTAGATCAGTTTCTGGCGAAGAAGATCAACCGAGCCAGCCGCGGCCAGGTTCGCGAAGCGATCGACGACGGACAGATCACCGTCAACGATCAAGCTCAGAAGCCGTCGTATAAGCTGCGAGCGGACGATGTGATCGATTACCCACAAATCGATGCCCGCGAAGAAGAGCAAACGCCAGAACAAGTCGATCTCGACATTCTGTACCAGGACGAGCACCTGGCCGCGATCAACAAGCCGGCCGGCATGGTTACGCACCCTGCGAAAGGGCACTGGGATGGTACGTTGACGGCGGCCTTGCTGGCGAAGTTCAGCCAACTGAGCGATATCGGCGGCACGTCGCGTCCTGGCATCGTTCATCGACTCGACCGCGACACGAGTGGTGTGCTGGTAATTGCCAAGAACAACGAAGCCCACCAGGCCCTGAAGCAGCAGTTCCACGACCGTGAAACGGAGAAGGAATACTTCGCCATCGTGACCGGCTGCCCCGATCGCGACCGCGACATGATCAACGAGCCAATTGGTCCGCACCCGCGGTATCGCGAACGGATGTCGATCGTTCGCGACGATCCTGCCGGCAAAGAAGCCCAAACGTTCTACGAAGTCGCCGAGCGTTTCGACGGGTTCTCGGTCTTCAAGGTGATGCCGAAGACGGGCCGGACGCATCAGATTCGCGTTCACCTGGCGCACGTTCGCCATCCGGTTCTCTGCGATCGTGCTTACGGTAGCCGTGCTCGAATCACGCTTGGTGAAATCGCTCGCACCGAAGACGCTCAAATCGTGCTTGGTCGCACCGCCCTGCATGCTCGCCGTTTGAAGATCACCCATCCGGTGAGTGGCGAGCCGATGGAATTTGAAGCCCCGATTCCGCCCGATCTTCACTCGACGTTGGAAGTCTTGCGCAAGTTCCGCTCGCTATAG
- a CDS encoding PIG-L family deacetylase, translated as MVDVEKEYPQIDIIAVGAHPDDVEIACGGTLAKLADQGHSVAIIDLTDGEPTPGSPDPETRLAEAAAAAKVLGVSKRITLDLPNRRLFDCFEARVALAKEFRKYRPKVVIGFGDRTPMASPDHWQAMQITDAAVFYSRLTKWDETFDHLPVHTIGRQLYYKIAFEPIHKLDAPGSFVHDITDCLDRKLESVRCYQTQFPPAKDYIFDRVRGAAIYLGATAGYGAGELFYTTRAIGTHDMMDLLYPEPRDYSERNLRKTSNVE; from the coding sequence ATGGTCGACGTCGAGAAAGAGTACCCTCAGATTGATATCATCGCCGTGGGAGCCCATCCGGACGATGTCGAAATTGCCTGCGGCGGAACGCTCGCCAAGCTGGCCGATCAAGGGCATTCGGTCGCGATCATTGATCTGACCGACGGCGAGCCAACACCCGGTTCTCCCGATCCAGAGACGCGACTGGCCGAAGCTGCCGCGGCGGCCAAGGTGTTGGGAGTCTCGAAGCGAATCACGCTCGATCTGCCCAATCGCCGGCTGTTCGATTGCTTCGAGGCCCGCGTCGCGTTGGCGAAAGAGTTTCGCAAGTATCGTCCGAAGGTGGTGATCGGCTTCGGCGATCGCACGCCGATGGCGTCGCCCGATCATTGGCAGGCGATGCAGATCACCGATGCGGCGGTCTTCTATTCGCGGCTAACGAAGTGGGACGAAACGTTCGACCACCTTCCAGTGCATACGATCGGGCGGCAGCTCTACTACAAGATTGCCTTCGAGCCGATTCACAAGCTCGACGCCCCGGGAAGCTTTGTGCATGACATCACCGATTGTCTCGATCGCAAACTCGAGAGCGTTCGCTGCTATCAGACCCAGTTTCCACCGGCGAAAGATTACATCTTTGACCGCGTGCGTGGAGCGGCGATCTACCTGGGAGCGACAGCGGGCTATGGTGCCGGCGAGTTGTTCTACACAACGCGAGCCATCGGTACCCACGACATGATGGACCTGCTATATCCCGAACCTCGCGACTATAGCGAGCGGAACTTGCGCAAGACTTCCAACGTCGAGTGA
- a CDS encoding glycerophosphodiester phosphodiesterase family protein: MIQAHRGAGIAQPENTLEAFQYSWSLGVTPEADLRTTSDGVIVCFHDGDLKRVVGNVDDALKSQKIENMTAAQVTDLEVGSFRGEQFEGQRVPKLESIFAAMQGRPERMLYLDIKTADQTQLIELIRKYQVAPQVIYTTTHPELIQQWKQRVPESQTLCWNGGSEEKLTAKLAEIRKGNFDGITQLQIHVRVGDLKSDDPFTPSKKFLTEVRDELKQRGILFQTLPWECSNEEAYTQLLELGVESFATDYPEVTVAAVKKFQGK; this comes from the coding sequence ATGATCCAAGCCCACCGCGGAGCCGGGATCGCCCAGCCCGAGAACACGCTCGAGGCTTTCCAATACAGCTGGAGCCTTGGCGTCACGCCGGAAGCGGACTTACGAACAACCTCGGATGGGGTGATTGTTTGTTTTCACGACGGCGATCTGAAGCGTGTCGTTGGCAACGTCGACGACGCGCTGAAAAGCCAGAAGATCGAGAACATGACCGCCGCTCAGGTCACCGATCTGGAAGTGGGATCGTTCCGTGGCGAGCAGTTTGAAGGGCAGAGGGTGCCCAAGCTCGAATCGATCTTCGCCGCGATGCAGGGTCGACCCGAGCGTATGCTTTACCTCGATATCAAGACCGCCGATCAGACGCAGCTGATTGAGTTGATTCGGAAATATCAGGTCGCTCCGCAGGTCATCTACACGACCACGCATCCTGAGTTGATTCAGCAGTGGAAGCAGCGTGTGCCCGAGTCCCAGACGCTTTGCTGGAATGGTGGCAGCGAAGAGAAGCTCACCGCCAAGCTGGCTGAAATTCGGAAGGGCAACTTCGACGGCATCACGCAGCTTCAAATCCACGTTCGCGTGGGAGACTTGAAGAGTGACGATCCTTTCACCCCTTCCAAGAAGTTTCTGACCGAGGTTCGGGATGAACTGAAGCAACGTGGCATCTTGTTTCAAACGCTGCCGTGGGAATGCTCGAACGAAGAAGCGTACACCCAGCTCTTGGAACTGGGCGTCGAATCGTTCGCGACCGATTACCCTGAAGTGACCGTGGCTGCGGTGAAGAAGTTTCAGGGCAAGTAG